The sequence GTCGGAATTACTTCGCTGCTCCTGAGTACAGCTCAATGCTCTCCACCCAAATTCATATACCAaaatctccatcatcatctcagaGACCAATAACCACACGGGTTTCATCTTGACCTCGCCCCTAACAAAATTGAGAAACCTCCTTGTcacctgcttcttctggcCATCGTCACATAAGGGGTCACCAGTGATCATGCAGAACTTGCTATTCTTAGTAGAGTAGCCGATTGCGGCACCAGTCTCACGGTCTCGCCAAATGTCGAACCGGTCGTCAAGCCATGAAGTGTTGGTGGCATCACCATAATTAGCAATGAGATTCTCGATAGGAGGAGGGTTGTTAGGATCAATCTTTTTAAGAGTGTCTGCATCGCCATGTGGGAGACCAGGGGGTTTGGTGGGCAAAGAGTGGGGATCGCGGTGCCACAGGGTAGACAATCGCACGTCTGGcaagttgaggaagaaggtaaCGATACGCTCGACACCAAGGCCCGCACCGCCATGTGGGGGCATACCCCAGTCGAACGCCTGGAGGTACTCTGccatctcgtcttcatTGATACCCGACTCCTCCATGCTCTCACGAAGCTTCTTCGGGTCATTAATACGCTGACCGCCGGTGCAGATTTCCTGCCCTCGGATGAACATGTCAAAGGAGTTGGTGACCTTCCCGTCGTTGGCAGTGTAGAATGGTCGGGCAGACACAGGGAACTTATCTATAACATAGTAATCGGTACCGagcttttccttgatgagCTCACCAAGACGAATCTCGTCAGGCGTAGAgaaatcctcttcttcaacatctcgACCGTCGTCACGCAACATTTGGACGGCCTCatggaaggggatgatAGGTGTCTCTTCGGGAAGCTGGAAGTCATCGCTGGGGAAGAACTCTCGGACACGATCAAGCTCAAGTTTCATGCCTTTGATGGCCTTGAAGATGTTCCGAAGAACAATATCGAGGACTCGGAAGACTTCATAGTACTCTTGTTGGATAGCCATCTCAATATCCAGACCAGTGTACTCGGTAAGGTGTCGATGAGTGTTGCTGTTCTCTGCACGGAAAACAGGTCCTATCTGAGATAAGTGTCAGCATAATATTATGAtaaaaaaatggaaaggcATGCCTCGTAAACACGACGGAAGTCAGCAGAAATTGCCATCTGTTTCATTAGCTGAGGACTCTGAGCCAAGAAGGCCTTTCGCCCAAAATAGTTGACCCGAAACACCTCTGCACCACTCTCTGTCGCCGAAGGTTGTAGCTTGGGCGTGTTGATTTCCAAAAAGCCCAAATCATCGAGAGTATCCCTGAAGACCTTCAACACCTTTGCACGAATTTTGAAGATCGCTTGGGCGGTCGGGTGTCGCAAATCAAGAGTACGATTACGAAGACGAGTACTCTGAGGAGGTCGGTCACCGTGCGCGAGATTGAATGGGATATCGTGAGAAGTCTCCACAAGGTATAGACGCTCAATATCGAGTTCCAAAGGAGTGTCGACGGCAGCTGTGATGGGCTTGGGGGGTTCGCGAAGGGTACCGGAGACTTGAACAATGGCCTCCCCCGGGAGGTGTTGGACCCACTTGATCATGTGCTCCGAAGCGTGCTCAGAAAGGACACCTTGAATGACAAATCCTcgttgacgaagaagaatgaagttgaggtgggaagagaggtcCCGTTGCTGGTGGATACGACCTCGGATGTTAACCTTTGTGCCAGCAGGCATGTCAATCACTTCTTCAAACGGTGTGATTTCCTCCAACTCATTGAGGTCACCATAGCTTGCCCGAGTCTCAGGATCTTCTTGTAGTTGAGCCTTCTCATCGGCAATCTGGCGCCGACGCTGTATCTCATGATTTTCATGCTCtatcttctgcttcttcgcttcctGCCTTGCCTGTTCACGTTGCTTCTCCACTGCATGTCTTGCCTCCCTTTCATGGGTTGAAGAACGAGGAAGCCCAGGTCTGTCCTCACTGTTGGAATTTGAAGGTTTGAGAACCCGACCCAGTTTAATGATAGGGTTTGTTGTTGTGTCTGTAGAAGACATGTTGTTCCTCGGATTACACAATTGGATTTACGAAAATTAACTgaaggtggaaggggaaaagagcGTTGATTAACAGCTTTTACGTGCGCAGCGAGGGGTGTCACCTCTGTTCGACGACATGGCCTAGAGAATCATTCCGCTATAGTTTTGTGCGCTATTATGATGCCCGCGGCACCTGGGCCCTACGCCGCTCAACACACCCCGTTAAGTCATCATAACCAGATTAAACCCAAAACTTCTCTGAAACCACGCCTTCGCAACTTACCAACCGGCCGATTCAAAGGGAAGGTGACATCATGAATGGTGGATTAAGTTTTGACGTCATAGATAGTAACGGATCGCCCCTCCATTTCGAGAACTTTGGTCATAATTTCTTTGCTCAGCAAATCGCTCGCTATTACCATCTTCGATGATCAACACGATGCCAAGGATTCAGACTGACCTTTTTGGGCATCATGTAGGTTTTTCAATCCAGCTATCGTCATGAGGACGTAATGAGTCCTTGAGACTTTCTATTGACGACAACTAGCCACCTGCGTGCGCCCCATGAGGTTTCCTCTCTCGCAACAAAAACCCCACACCTATACGACATAACCCAACAATTTCACCGTCGGCTGATATGCTACCAACCCACTTCCTGCCTCAAGTAGCCTATAGACCATAAACCCGAAACTCAATCAGTGTGAATGCTGCGAACTATCTCTTTTTGCCTCCGACTCGATACCCATCCAGCAAAAGAGAATATCATGGAGGACGGTCACCCTCACGCCTCCACTAGTCAGCCTCCCCACTGGGCTCTCGTTCTTCGTGCCAAAGCACTTCGAAACGCTGCTTCCTTTGGTTATATGATACACCATTACGCCAACCCTGCCGCGCCTTCTGCCACAATCACCAGATGGATCGACTGTACATTAGGcgagaaaaaggggaagaaggttaTTAGGCTGGATGTCTATGTGCCAAAGGGTGTTAAATTGGGTACTGCGGAACCAGCTAATCGCCCAGGAGTGATCATATTCCATGGAGGCGGATTTGTGCTTGGTCACGGAACAGATGATGCTCGCTGGGCAGGGGCAGTCTGTGAGAAAATGGGAGCTGTCGCCATTGCAGTTTCATATCGACTTGCTCCCGAATACCCTTTTCCCACACCCGTCGAAGATTGTGCTTCATCTATTCTACATGTCACAGAGCATGCCAAGGCTTACGGTACTGACCCTACAAAGCTTTTTATCTCTGGATTCTCAGCGGGGGGGAATCTCGCCTTCTCATCatatcatctcctccatacGCCTAGCAAATGGGGTTATACTCTCCCTATCGTTCCACCACCTATCAGGGGCATCATCACATTCTATCCATTGCTTGACTACTCTCTTACCCGACCCGAAAAACGTGCAGCCTGTGAGAAACCTGAATTCACATTAGCTCCTTCTCTCACCACCCTTTTTGATTCGTCTTACCTCCCGCCAGGCGTTGATCTCCTCGACTCTCGGCTAAGTCCTGGTATAGCTCCAGATGGGATGATAGAGCAACTTCCATCTGTGCATTTGGCGATTTGCGAGTACGATATGTTGCATGCGGAGGGAGTCAGGTTCAAGCAGAGATTAGAGAGTAAAGGGATTGAGGTGAGCATGAGGGAGATCAAGGGCGAGAAGCATGCGTGGGATAAGCCTCCTCCCATGTCGCCAAAGCCTAGCGTGAAGGAGGAGTATGATGCGACAATAGAGATaatgaagagatggctAGATGGGAAGACAAAATAATCATGCGAGAGTTTTGAGTAGCCAGATGGCATGACCCTCACAGAGGTGTCCTTGGGTTCAACCTCGGATATTATTGGCTTTTTGGGAAATAAAACGTGAAGTTCACAATAATGGACAAACTATTCCTTATAATCGCATTTAGATCACTTGTATAGCACTCATAACGATAATATTTAAAGCAATAAGGGCACATTAGATGAAATATACAGCATCACTGGCATTGAGAGCACTGATGCCAATATCCCCTTGTGTTAAACAGGACTGTCTGCTTGTAGACGTCCGAGCTCTTTataagagaagaaaaaacGTGAATGTATGGTATTGCGGTGTTGCTGGATGAACTTTCGAGCCCCAATTGACGCCCAATTCTCCATCACAGACCGCTCTTGCAAGTTCGACGACATGTCTCGTTTCAAAAAGGTGCCAAGCTCATCATATTCGTCGATCTTTCTGaccaatctcttctcctgcgcgagaaagaaggctgGACGGACCGAGGTCGTATGAGACGCGTGTACGCCGGTCTGACGGTCGTAGAGGGACAATTTTGAGACCCCGTATAAATCTACGATTTTCTTATGGCTGTCATCCGAGCTGTTCGTCTTGTTACTCAAGTGCGACTTTCATAGAATCGGACACTGTAGAGATATAACGAATGTTAATGATAAGTATAATAATACAGTATATGGCGACGATTCAATTGACGTCCGGCCGTGCGTCCGAAAATCACGTGAATACGAGGGGTCGTATATATAATGGGATATATCCCATCACGAACAAAATAAGTCCTTACGTATTTATTTTATGTGCCTGCATTGATTTGTTGACATGACGGAAAGCTTGTAAGGTTGACGTCATTCTGTGGTCGCAGTTCGAAAATAGCACCAGCTCCTGACTTTGTGCTGGCGCGCTGGTAAATGATCAGCTGCTAGAGTCCCAGGTGCGGgtaggaggaggggggCTGGTTGGAGGGGGGAAGTAAGCggataaagaagaagtgtgGAAAAACTCCGCATGCCCCATGAGATGGGGGCAACTGTCGGCGATGATTTTTGATAGGGCTGAGATAAATGACTCATTGAGGACTCCTCAGTTCCTATGCCTTCCATTCTCGATTGTAATTTCCCTATTTCTCCCTTCTATCGCTCAAATCCGAAAGAAATAAACAGGGTAACGGTGTAATCATATGGATATGAGACTTGAGGCCGCAGTTTAGGCTTCATCGAGCTCCGCCGAAAAActatcatcctcatttCTCCAGACGCCTACATCCGATGCCGCTTGCCGGGCGGGTTATCGGAGAGCcctgctctttcttccatcatcatcttcctttctaagaataataataccGATCAGCAACTCGGCTGCTCCTTTGCTTGCCATTGCCGTATGCTGTCATTTTTGTCACGCTCTAGAATTGCGGCCTGACCCagctcttttttctcccATATCCTGTTTTCCGGTTCCTTTAATTATTGACACCGGCGGCTTTGCGGTGTGCATAACCGCACGATCTttcaccttccattctAGGCAAGGAAGTATGTAGCCAGCGACAaccgatgatgatgacatcAGGAAAGATTAGACTTTCCAACAGACACAATTCCATAACGTCAATCAATcatgagggagatgaaaaatATCAGTCAACAGCTCCAAGACGACTGTAGCTTTTTATAGTAATATCAGATACCCGGCGTTGCCTTGTCTTTTACATCCATCGCCCTACAATTCGTTGAGCTTCATTATAGCGTTCCATCTCGTTGACTATCAGCGTTGTTCGGAGACGCTTCGGGATTTCAAGTTGAGATAGGGTGTAAATAACGCCAATAATTGAACCGTTTAATAGGAAATAAGAAGTTTCATCATGGGATTGACGCACCGCAAGAACCACAAGAAGGACCCAGAGGCTGGTGATGCCGAAACAGAGGCTAAGCGTCAAGAGGAggacaaaaagaagagtatgTACTTGCAGATAGCGCTTGTATAAAATCCATGTCTAACCTCTATTACAGAGTACTCCGGTGAGGAGTATGATGTGCTCTTGAAATACGTCGCGGACCAACAAGAAAAAATTAAGAAaggtggggatgatgatgggaaggaagaggaagaggacgtcAAGTATGTCAGGAAGTGGTACACCCCGTGGAAGAAAACGAAGATACAGACTGGCGGCAAGAAGGTGAGCTCGCAGCATCCTCCATGGAGTCCCTTTCTGACATTTGAGATATAGGTACCGCCAGATTGGCTAGAGACAGATCGACAGAAGGgtctttcctcttcggaTATTGATGAACGTAGGAAGCACTCTGGCTGGAACGAGCTTGAATCGTAAGTAATTCATTTGAATGGGTACCCGTCGCAACAGGTGGGGACTGACCTGAAATCAGCCCTAACGAAAATCAATTCCTCAAATTCATCTCATACTTCCGAGGGCCGATCCTTTATGTTATGGAACTCGCTGTTATTTTATCTGCAGGTCTTCGAGATTGGATTGATTTCGGAGTCATCATAGGTGCGTAATTTTAATTTGTCTACCTGCCTGCATGATCAGACTGACATTGGTGTCATTCTAGGTATTTTGTAAGTTCTGTCTTCATCCATTGTCTCTTCTCCGGATGAAGAATTTATGCGGGGAAGACATCAAGAAGCCGAAAGAGGTCCTTGGGAGCAGGTGAAATGAGGTCATCTTGAGCGGTATGAGCCGCGACTCATGAAGGCAGATGCGATCATACCGACCTCGGCATGCTGTTCGAGGCGATGCTGTATACAGTCTTTGCTTCCCAGGTTTTGATGTCGCGACGTTTTCTGCATGGAAAACCTCTCAGTGCTTATTGTAGAATTCCACTGAACAATTGCTAATGAAGCTGCCAGGTTCCTCAATGCTGGCGTCGGCTGGTACCAGGAGAAGTAAGTCACTCATCGCCGTATCAATGATAACAGAATATCTAACGTGTACCTTCAGACAAGCCGGAGACATCGTAGCTCAGCTGAAGGCTGGCATTGCGCTTAAAACGAATGTTATTCGAGACGgtcaagagcaagaaatTGAGGCGCGAGAGCTTGTTCCCGGTGACATTATAATTCTCGAGGAAGGCAAGACAATCGCCGGTGATGCGAAGGTAAGCTGAGGTGGTACAATGAGAGAATGACAGACTGACTTGGGGTGTGCCAGATTATTGGTGACTATGAAGACAAAGACGGTTCCAAGGTACGCCTTGTCGTTTTGCATTGTATGAACTTTTAGCTAATTTGGAACCAGTCGAAGGACATCCTTGATCGCGTGGAAAAGTCAAAGCATTCTAAGGGCGgcgatgacgacgacgatgatgacgacgatggaCCGGACAAAGGACCATCGCTATGTTCCGTTGACCAGTCTGCTATAACTGGAGAATCTCTTGCTGTGGACAAGTACATCGGTGATATCGCCTACTACACGTGTGGTGTAAAGCGTGGCAAATGCTTTGGTGTTGTCACTGTTAGTGCCAAGGGAAGTTTCGTTGGTAGGACTGCCTCACTTGTGTCCAGTACGTTACTTTTCCTGTAATTCCTCAGGCATCGCTGATGGGCAATTCCAGATTCCAATGAGAAAGGTCATTTTCAGATTGTTCTTGGTGGCATTGGAACCACGTAAGTTCGCTGGATCGAGGAAACTGGGCGGCAATTAATAAACCTACAGGCTCTTGGTTATGGTCAttgccttcatcttcgctgTCTGGATTGGCGGCTTCTTCCGAGGAACTGGTATCGCTACACCTCGAGAAAACAATCTTCTCGTTTATGCCCTAGTCTTCCTTATCATTGGTGTGCCTGTTGGTCTTCCTGTTGTTACGACTACTACTCTCGCCGTTGGTGCTGCCTACCTCGCCAAACGCAAGGCTATCGTTCAGAAGCTTACCGCTATTGAGTCTCTGGCTG is a genomic window of Cryptococcus tetragattii IND107 chromosome 7, whole genome shotgun sequence containing:
- a CDS encoding aspartate-tRNA(Asn) ligase, with translation MSSTDTTTNPIIKLGRVLKPSNSNSEDRPGLPRSSTHEREARHAVEKQREQARQEAKKQKIEHENHEIQRRRQIADEKAQLQEDPETRASYGDLNELEEITPFEEVIDMPAGTKVNIRGRIHQQRDLSSHLNFILLRQRGFVIQGVLSEHASEHMIKWVQHLPGEAIVQVSGTLREPPKPITAAVDTPLELDIERLYLVETSHDIPFNLAHGDRPPQSTRLRNRTLDLRHPTAQAIFKIRAKVLKVFRDTLDDLGFLEINTPKLQPSATESGAEVFRVNYFGRKAFLAQSPQLMKQMAISADFRRVYEIGPVFRAENSNTHRHLTEYTGLDIEMAIQQEYYEVFRVLDIVLRNIFKAIKGMKLELDRVREFFPSDDFQLPEETPIIPFHEAVQMLRDDGRDVEEEDFSTPDEIRLGELIKEKLGTDYYVIDKFPVSARPFYTANDGKVTNSFDMFIRGQEICTGGQRINDPKKLRESMEESGINEDEMAEYLQAFDWGMPPHGGAGLGVERIVTFFLNLPDVRLSTLWHRDPHSLPTKPPGLPHGDADTLKKIDPNNPPPIENLIANYGDATNTSWLDDRFDIWRDRETGAAIGYSTKNSKFCMITGDPLCDDGQKKQVTRRFLNFVRGEVKMKPVWLLVSEMMMEILVYEFGWRALSCTQEQRSNSDKADPSVVQSSAQKKGVFNVREVEPTEGIQKKCDARIEEWSAGRDGKGKQIHLTDVAPWKDTEHRRYFIAQSDHNANEKGENNEPKSKKDEQTIDTLVVLARLAPSKGYQLKWALDFPGSPHDAIESTVQAALSAVPGEPVTFGTAVSESLVTKHGIGGLRATFMERTYRSIVKSLSLDKKAGFREKFGVSGDLTYICYPKGGVKLYELKDIVKFFE